A single region of the Brachypodium distachyon strain Bd21 chromosome 3, Brachypodium_distachyon_v3.0, whole genome shotgun sequence genome encodes:
- the LOC100826561 gene encoding methylcrotonoyl-CoA carboxylase beta chain, mitochondrial: MLGRFVSRRLRPSSNTAPAVTAAAYHSSAAVRAHGGGSSSSSSSSVLPDSLDRSSDAYARNAAAVGGLLSELRSRVSQVLGGGGAEAVRRNTARGKLLPRERIDRLLDPGGSFLELSQLAGSDVYEEALPSGGIITGIGPVHGRLCMFVANDPTTKGGTYYPITVKKHLRAQEIAAECKLPCIYLVDSGGANLPKQAEVFPDRDNFGRIFYNQAKMSADGIPQIALVLGSCTAGGAYIPAMADESIIVKGNGTIFLAGPPLVKAATGEEISAEDLGGASVHCKISGVSDHFAQDELHGIALGRNIVKNLHLAAKVTNVQNSACDYEEPLYDVQELRSIAPADMKQSFDIRSVIALIVDGSEFDEFKKLYGTTLVTGFARICGQPVGIIGNNGILFTESALKGAHFIELCAQRNIPLVFLQNITGFMVGSKSEASGIAKAGAKMVMAVSCSKVPKITIIVGGSFGAGNYGMCGRAYSPNFLFMWPTARISVMGGIQAAGVLAQIEKNNRKRQGVEWTKDEEEAFRAKVVEAYDKEGSPYYSTARLWDDGIIDPADTRRVLSLCLSASAKPVPEDTKYGVFRM; encoded by the exons ATGCTCGGCCGATTCGTCTCACGGCGGCTCCGTCCAAGCAGCAACACTGCTCCCGCGGTCACCGCTGCCGCCTATCACTCCTCGGCGGCCGTCCGCGCACACGGAGgaggcagctcctcctcctcctcctcctcggtccTCCCCGACTCTCTCGACCGGAGCTCCGACGCCTACGCccgcaacgccgccgccgtcggcggccTCCTATCCGAACTGCGCTCCCGCGTCTCCCAG GTGCTGGGCGGGGGAGGCGCGGAGGCCGTACGGAGGAACACAGCGCGGGGGAAGCTGCTCCCTAGGGAGCGTATCGATCGCCTGCTCGACCCTGGCGGCTCCTTCCTCGAGCTCTCTCAG CTTGCAGGCTCTGATGTTTATGAGGAAGCATTACCATCAGGGGGTATAATAACTGGCATAGGACCTGTCCATGGACGATTATGTATGTTTGTGGCCAATGATCCAACTACAAAGGGCGGTACATACTATCCTATCACTGTCAAGAAACATCTGCGGGCACAGGAAATAGCTGCTGAATGTAAATTGCCTTGCATATATCTTGTTGACAGTGGAGGTGCTAATCTTCCCAAGCAGGCTGAAGTTTTCCCGGATCGTGATAATTTTGGTAGAATATTCTACAACCAAGCTAAGATGTCTGCAGATGGTATCCCTCAGATTGCATTAGTGTTAGGCTCTTGTACTGCTGGCGGGGCTTATATTCCTGCAATGGCTGATGAAAGTATAATAGTTAAGGGAAATGGAACAATATTTCTAGCTGGTCCACCCCTTGTGAAG GCTGCTACAGGAGAAGAGATATCTGCTGAGGACCTTGGTGGAGCATCAGTGCATTGTAAAATATCAGGAGTCTCTGATCATTTTGCTCAAG ATGAGCTTCATGGAATCGCACTGGGGAGAAACATTGTGAAGAACCTCCACTTGGCTGCTAAAGTAACAAATGTACAAAATTCTGCTTGTGATTATGAAGAACCATTGTACGACGTTCAGGAACTTCGCTCAATTGCACCAGCTGACATGAAACAATCTTTTGATATTCGCTCGGTAATAGCTCTTATAGTTGATGGGAgcgaatttgatgaattcaaGAAATTGTATGGAACG ACACTAGTGACTGGTTTTGCAAGGATATGTGGGCAGCCAGTTGGAATTATAGGAAACAATGGCATTTTATTTACCGAGTCAGCGCTAAAGGGTGCCCACTTCATTGAGTTGTGTGCCCAACGCAATATTCCGTTGGTATTCCTTCAAAATATTACTGGATTCATG GTTGGGTCGAAATCTGAGGCAAGTGGAATTGCGAAAGCTGGAGCAAAAATGGTTATGGCAGTTTCCTGTTCCAAG GTTCCTAAAATTACCATAATTGTCGGTGGAAGTTTTGGTGCTGGAAATTATGGAATGTGTGGACGTGCATACAGCccaaattttttgtttatgtGGCCAACTGCTAGGATATCTGTTATGGGTGGCATCCAG GCAGCTGGGGTTCTTGCTCAAATAGAAAAGAACAACAGGAAAAGGCAAGGAGTGGAG TGGACCAaggatgaggaagaagccTTCAGAGCCAAAGTTGTGGAGGCTTATGACAAAGAAGGAAGCCCGTATTACTCTACCGCCAGGCTTTGGGACGATGGGATCATAGATCCCGCAGATACCAGACGGGTTTTAAGCCTCTGCCTTTCTGCTTCGGCCAAGCCAGTTCCAGAAGATACGAAGTATGGTGTATTTCGAATGTAA
- the LOC100845613 gene encoding betaine aldehyde dehydrogenase 2, producing MGSLAIPQRQLFIDGEWRAPALGRRLPVINPSTEAAIGEIPAGTAEDVDAAVAAARAALKRNRGRDWSRASGAVRAKYLRAIAAKIIERKSDLARLEALDCGKPLDEAAWDMDDVAGCFEFFAGHAEALDKRQNAQVSLPENFKCHLRKEPIGVVGLITPWNYPLLMATWKVAPALAAGCTAVLKPSELASVTCLELADVCKEVGLPSGVLNIVTGLGPEAGAPLSSHPDVDKVSFTGSYETGKKIMIAAAPTVKPVTLELGGKSPIVVFDDVDIDKAVEWTLFGCFWTNGQICSATSRLLIHSKIAKEFVERMVAWSKNIKVSDPLEEGCRLGPVVSEGQYEKIKKFVANAKSEGATILTGGVRPKHLEKGFYIEPTIITDVSTSMEIWREEVFGPVLCVKEFSSDDEAIELANDTHYGLAGAVISGDRERCQRVSEEVNAGCIWVNCSQPCFCQAPWGGNKRSGFGRELGEGGIDNYLTIKQVTEYTSDEPWGWYKSPA from the exons ATGGGCTCGCTAGCGAtcccgcagcggcagctctTCATCGACGGCGAGTGGCGCGCCCCGGcgctcggccgccgcctccccgtcaTCAACCCTTCCACCGAAGCCGCCATCG GCGAGATCCCGGCGGGCACCGCGGAGGACGTggacgcggcggtggcggccgcgCGAGCGGCGCTGAAGAGGAACCGCGGCCGCGACTGGTCCCGCGCGTCGGGCGCCGTCCGGGCCAAGTACCTGCGCGCAATCGCCGCCAAG ATAATTGAGCGGAAATCTGACCTGGCTAGGCTAGAGGCACTTGATTGTGGGAAGCCTCTTGATGAAGCGGCATGGGACATG GATGATGTTGCTGGCTGCTTTGAGTTCTTCGCAGGTCATGCTGAAGCCTTGGACAAAAGGCAGAATGCTCAAGTTTCCCTTCCGGAGAATTTTAAATGCCATCTTCGGAAGGAACCTATTGGTGTAGTTGGGCTAATCACACCTTG GAACTATCCTCTCCTGATGGCTACATGGAAGGTAGCTCCTGCTCTTGCAGCTGGTTGTACGGCTGTATTGAAACCATCTGAATTGGCTTCTGT GACTTGCTTAGAGCTTGCTGATGTGTGTAAAGAAGTAGGTCTTCCTTCAGGTGTCCTAAACATTGTGACTGGATTAGGTCCCGAAGCTGGCGCTCCTTTGTCATCACACCCTGATGTCGACAAG gTCTCATTTACTGGAAGCTATGAAACCGGTAAAAAGATTATGATTGCTGCAGCTCCTACAGTGAAG CCTGTTACACTGGAACTTGGTGGCAAAAGTCCTATAGTAGTATTTGATGACGTCGACATCGACAAAG cTGTTGAGTGGACTCTATTTGGGTGCTTTTGGACCAATGGGCAGATTTGCAGTGCAACATCTCGTCTTCTTATCCAT TCAAAAATTGCTAAAGAATTCGTTGAGAGGATGGTTGCATGGTCCAAAAATATTAAGGTGTCAGATCCGCTTGAAGAGGGTTGCAGGCTTGGGCCAGTTGTTAGTGAAGGACAG TATGAGAAGATTAAGAAGTTTGTAGCAAATGCTAAAAGTGAAGGTGCTACCATTCTGACCGGGGGCGTTAGGCCAAAG CATTTGGAGAAAGGTTTCTATATTGAACCAACGATCATTACTGATGTCAGCACATCAATGGAAATTTGGAGGGAGGAAGTGTTTGGTCCTGTTCTGTGTGTGAAAGAATTTAGCAGTGATGATGAAGCCATTGAATTGGCCAATGATACCCA TTATGGTCTGGCTGGAGCTGTTATTTCGGGTGATCGAGAGCGATGCCAGAGAGTATCTGAG GAGGTCAACGCAGGATGTATCTGGGTGAACTGCTCGCAACCGTGCTTCTGCCAAGCTCCTTGGGGAGGGAACAAGCGCAGTGGCTTTGGGCGTGAGCTCGGAGAAGG gggcattGACAACTACCTGACCATCAAGCAAGTCACGGAGTACACCTCTGATGAACCGTGGGGATGGTACAAATCCCCTGCTTAG